In Microbacterium binotii, one DNA window encodes the following:
- a CDS encoding DUF3846 domain-containing protein yields MVRGVLIPATDSHDLTAYDAIGLEDYQRAVGGWIEAVDLPAFGSTLFVNEEGLLRGLPFNRRASFLWWFHVPRARNQARLVGDALLVGLPDEAGEMTDLPIETRRALLSDDLWHLELRDTPGDAWIRDPSGGQTYIEAVVWSVLVSEVSDAETRLVRRH; encoded by the coding sequence ATGGTGCGAGGCGTTCTCATCCCCGCGACGGACAGCCACGACCTCACTGCCTACGACGCGATCGGGCTCGAGGACTACCAACGAGCGGTCGGCGGCTGGATTGAAGCGGTAGATCTGCCCGCGTTCGGCAGCACGCTGTTCGTGAACGAAGAAGGCTTACTGCGCGGGTTGCCGTTCAACCGACGCGCGAGCTTCCTCTGGTGGTTCCACGTCCCGAGGGCGCGCAACCAGGCTCGCCTCGTCGGTGATGCGCTACTTGTGGGGTTGCCCGACGAGGCTGGAGAGATGACCGACCTGCCTATCGAGACCAGGCGGGCGCTCCTCTCGGACGACCTGTGGCACCTCGAGCTGCGCGATACTCCGGGCGACGCATGGATCCGCGATCCGAGTGGCGGTCAGACCTACATCGAGGCTGTCGTATGGAGTGTGCTCGTCAGCGAGGTCTCGGACGCCGAGACGAGGCTCGTGCGGCGCCATTAG
- a CDS encoding ATP-dependent nuclease: MDSARAPEGTAVGDVVLAKVPWNDWYQWRTLFMLYVVDADNDLTRVGHVKIADVTFEKYTNDEEFRTPLQETFSRLGKSYASLGQDQSYYETLLAELGTKRTGAVLRSLRDLAYTPDRIDDLLEHSVIHDSLFREVGVETAKTQFHGIAHGGSELVPYEFTFIQPPEVNRDQTIRLPFSVKPESEPPTNVHVLIGRNGSGKTRLLNSMARELLGTENVDIPRGKFDTPDVDGPGFKNLVFVSFSAFDQSDLPQEGDGPFDVGFSRIGIQEAEGTLGPEELAKAFAASAYRIFQRGLNSLWKDALRTLESDKNFRDAAIADLIEEQLALAPDARPRTQVRQTFSRLSSGHKIVLLTITRLVESVVSRSLVLLDEPEAHLHPPLLSAFMRALSSLMQERNGVAIAATHSPVLLQEVPRSCALVIRRSGGTNKVDRPARETFGENVGVLTHDVFKLEVTRSGFYKLLEEAADEAESYEDVVRRFNNQLGGEARAILRSWFAARGNQ; the protein is encoded by the coding sequence GTGGATTCGGCGCGTGCGCCCGAAGGGACAGCTGTCGGCGATGTAGTGCTAGCCAAGGTCCCCTGGAACGACTGGTATCAGTGGCGCACCCTATTCATGCTCTACGTTGTAGATGCCGACAATGACCTGACCCGTGTTGGCCATGTCAAGATCGCAGATGTGACGTTCGAGAAGTACACGAACGACGAAGAGTTTAGAACCCCACTCCAAGAGACATTCTCGAGGCTCGGAAAGTCGTACGCATCGCTTGGACAGGACCAGAGCTACTACGAAACGCTCCTCGCAGAGTTGGGAACTAAGCGAACAGGCGCGGTTTTACGTTCACTTCGGGATCTAGCGTACACGCCGGATCGCATCGATGACCTTTTGGAACACAGCGTTATACATGACTCGCTTTTTCGGGAAGTCGGCGTCGAGACAGCGAAGACTCAGTTTCACGGCATCGCTCATGGCGGTAGCGAACTAGTTCCTTATGAATTCACCTTTATCCAGCCACCCGAAGTAAATCGCGACCAAACAATCCGACTTCCATTTTCTGTAAAGCCAGAGTCGGAACCACCCACCAACGTGCATGTCCTTATCGGACGGAATGGTTCTGGAAAGACACGCCTTCTAAACTCAATGGCGCGAGAACTCCTTGGCACCGAGAACGTCGACATCCCCCGCGGAAAATTCGATACCCCCGACGTCGACGGCCCCGGATTCAAGAATCTGGTCTTTGTCTCGTTCAGTGCCTTCGATCAGTCCGATCTCCCCCAGGAAGGTGACGGCCCGTTCGATGTAGGATTCTCGCGTATCGGCATACAGGAGGCCGAAGGGACTCTCGGGCCGGAGGAGCTTGCCAAGGCGTTTGCAGCAAGCGCGTACCGGATCTTCCAGAGGGGACTGAACTCGCTTTGGAAGGACGCGCTCCGCACCCTCGAGAGCGACAAGAACTTTCGGGACGCAGCGATTGCTGATCTAATTGAGGAGCAGTTGGCGCTTGCACCGGACGCGCGACCACGCACTCAAGTACGGCAGACCTTCAGTCGCTTGAGTTCGGGGCACAAGATCGTCCTACTAACCATCACGCGCCTCGTCGAATCCGTCGTATCGCGATCGCTCGTGCTTCTCGATGAACCTGAGGCACACCTGCATCCGCCGCTCCTGAGCGCATTTATGCGTGCTCTGTCGAGCCTCATGCAGGAGCGGAACGGTGTAGCGATCGCAGCCACGCACTCGCCAGTGCTCCTGCAAGAAGTACCTCGAAGCTGTGCGCTCGTCATTCGTAGGAGCGGAGGTACGAACAAGGTCGATCGACCAGCACGTGAGACATTCGGCGAGAACGTCGGCGTTCTCACACACGACGTGTTCAAGCTCGAAGTTACGCGATCGGGCTTCTACAAGCTTCTCGAAGAGGCTGCCGATGAAGCGGAGAGTTACGAGGACGTCGTACGACGATTCAATAATCAGCTCGGAGGCGAAGCACGCGCGATCCTGCGATCGTGGTTCGCGGCGCGAGGCAACCAATGA
- a CDS encoding DUF3800 domain-containing protein, translated as MDPSPQTAVIACDESGSEGDNLLDALDPVFVLASTNLSLGDAEAFTDRLRRDMPTQAPEFKSKIALREKHRPALLNALDSLADAGNIHLVDKTYFVTAKLVDVLLGGDLVDVGLHGRARADYLADNAAAAIGHQRWDTLLRSFATLLRGHRRTGRARPTPDTFFAALRDARTNCQDGTTGTMLHRMWARRDIVSELASAPTSAMREIDPMWPSLVAVAHAWTIRLGDIPLEFVADDYGSIGLDSVDELMSAAARPFPVLGLWHPGAELRGVSFVDSRSDARVQVADILAGVGAAISKLAFAGVFDDPLQIHAHPLLDANVMCATGSPIDALSERRDSPYLEQYLRRRGG; from the coding sequence ATGGACCCGTCACCACAGACCGCCGTCATCGCATGTGACGAGTCTGGTTCCGAGGGTGACAATCTGCTCGACGCTCTCGATCCAGTTTTCGTGCTGGCGAGCACCAATCTAAGCCTCGGCGACGCGGAGGCATTCACGGATCGACTCCGTCGCGACATGCCGACCCAAGCGCCTGAGTTCAAGTCGAAGATCGCACTTCGCGAGAAGCACAGACCCGCACTCTTGAACGCCCTCGACAGTCTCGCTGACGCCGGCAACATCCATCTGGTGGACAAGACTTACTTCGTGACCGCGAAGCTCGTTGATGTGCTTCTCGGAGGTGACTTGGTCGATGTCGGCCTGCATGGCCGCGCACGCGCCGACTACCTTGCGGACAACGCTGCAGCGGCGATTGGTCATCAAAGATGGGACACCCTGCTCAGGTCGTTCGCGACGCTTCTACGGGGCCACCGACGCACGGGGAGGGCACGGCCCACGCCTGACACATTCTTCGCCGCCTTACGAGATGCACGCACGAATTGCCAGGACGGAACGACCGGCACGATGCTTCATCGCATGTGGGCTCGGCGTGACATCGTCAGCGAACTGGCCTCCGCGCCCACCTCAGCAATGAGAGAGATCGACCCGATGTGGCCCTCATTGGTAGCGGTCGCCCACGCGTGGACGATCCGCCTCGGCGATATCCCGCTTGAGTTTGTGGCCGACGATTACGGCAGTATCGGCCTGGACTCGGTTGACGAGCTGATGTCGGCCGCCGCACGCCCGTTCCCGGTGCTCGGGCTTTGGCATCCCGGAGCAGAGTTACGTGGCGTCAGCTTCGTCGACTCGCGGAGCGACGCACGCGTACAGGTCGCGGACATACTCGCCGGCGTCGGCGCAGCGATCTCAAAACTCGCTTTCGCTGGGGTGTTTGACGATCCCCTACAGATCCACGCGCACCCACTCCTAGACGCGAACGTAATGTGCGCCACCGGCTCACCCATCGACGCACTATCCGAGCGCCGAGATTCCCCCTACCTGGAACAGTACCTACGCCGGAGGGGAGGCTAG
- a CDS encoding WXG100 family type VII secretion target translates to MTIQFDSGQHDQLLHQLHAATSAIQDHLTDLEDAVGEVEERWNGAARAAYSDAQMRWSAAMRSLHSVLKQADDAAAKAGETLSAAERAAVSLWA, encoded by the coding sequence ATGACGATCCAATTCGACAGCGGACAACACGACCAGCTGCTCCACCAGCTGCACGCAGCCACCTCTGCCATCCAGGACCACCTCACGGATCTTGAGGACGCCGTTGGAGAGGTCGAGGAGCGCTGGAACGGTGCTGCCCGCGCGGCGTACTCGGATGCTCAGATGCGGTGGTCGGCCGCCATGCGGTCTCTCCACAGCGTTCTCAAGCAGGCGGACGACGCCGCCGCGAAGGCCGGCGAGACACTGAGCGCGGCCGAGAGAGCAGCGGTCAGCCTCTGGGCCTAA
- a CDS encoding histone-like nucleoid-structuring protein Lsr2, which produces MAKQQITRLIDDLDGEVLEAGKTIHFSLEGRAYEIDLSDQNVEKLREAFAPFIKAGRSIGSASRGSSTRGRAAKKDNRDLGAVREWAAANGYELSARGRVPAAVLEAYDAR; this is translated from the coding sequence ATGGCTAAGCAGCAGATCACCCGACTCATTGACGATCTCGACGGCGAAGTTCTCGAAGCCGGCAAGACCATCCACTTCTCTCTCGAAGGTCGCGCCTACGAAATCGACCTCTCCGACCAGAACGTCGAGAAGCTCCGCGAGGCATTCGCGCCGTTTATCAAGGCCGGACGCTCTATTGGAAGTGCTTCCCGCGGCAGCTCGACGCGTGGACGCGCTGCGAAGAAGGACAACCGTGACCTCGGTGCTGTACGCGAGTGGGCCGCGGCTAACGGCTACGAGCTCAGCGCCCGCGGACGCGTCCCCGCCGCAGTGCTCGAGGCGTACGACGCCCGCTAG
- a CDS encoding putative T7SS-secreted protein, with product MSELGETTDPVKLVPGSVSGLMDSVTLWRNRSDLARAVSDRLHDLRAPESWQGDAAAGFISRRDAAAASWEASAEMLTRAADSLDEYATTLGWAQQKAADAIDMWAAAAAQTAESARRTREMERLAGPGDILPPAVDGGAELRTEARALLTYAREQVATAGATAASDLRAAAGIAPPAPNPWNALGVLGAVMVEMQIQIHWNTIVDLVNGTASIGNAILNNPEALLAVLGGSAMIGGGAGLIGGGGAASLTGAGAAVGAPAAGAGFAAVGAGAAAVGAGATVIASGALGANRVELLERRGYDRGDGRDDYGQFANGQSSKPWVDKEKQGLDEVEEELGATINRDKVRASAEGTDQQRYFDGLYKNPDGTYTAVEVKSGSAVDKYLRNEGNQKAFDDAISPSSPARVRINGEWVDVVKVRVQVVE from the coding sequence TTGAGCGAGCTCGGAGAAACGACCGACCCGGTGAAGCTCGTGCCGGGCTCTGTCTCCGGACTCATGGACTCCGTCACGCTCTGGCGAAATCGTAGCGATCTAGCGCGAGCGGTGAGCGATCGACTCCATGATCTTCGTGCTCCGGAAAGCTGGCAGGGAGACGCGGCAGCCGGATTCATCAGTCGACGTGACGCTGCGGCGGCTTCGTGGGAAGCTTCCGCAGAGATGCTGACCCGGGCGGCTGACTCGCTTGATGAGTATGCGACCACACTTGGGTGGGCCCAGCAGAAGGCAGCTGACGCTATCGACATGTGGGCAGCGGCGGCCGCGCAGACCGCAGAGTCCGCGCGCCGCACTCGTGAGATGGAGCGGCTGGCGGGGCCTGGAGACATCCTTCCGCCCGCTGTCGACGGAGGCGCTGAGCTTCGTACCGAGGCGCGGGCACTTCTCACCTATGCCCGAGAGCAGGTCGCGACCGCCGGAGCCACGGCAGCCAGCGACCTCCGTGCAGCAGCAGGCATTGCGCCACCTGCTCCGAACCCATGGAACGCCCTCGGCGTTCTCGGCGCCGTGATGGTCGAGATGCAGATCCAGATTCACTGGAACACGATCGTGGATCTCGTCAATGGGACTGCGTCGATCGGGAATGCGATCCTCAACAACCCCGAAGCGCTCCTCGCAGTCCTCGGCGGTTCCGCCATGATCGGTGGCGGTGCGGGCCTCATCGGTGGCGGTGGGGCGGCGTCGCTGACGGGTGCGGGAGCGGCTGTCGGTGCGCCGGCGGCTGGAGCGGGATTTGCGGCAGTGGGTGCCGGCGCAGCCGCTGTGGGAGCAGGCGCCACCGTGATCGCGTCCGGGGCTCTCGGAGCGAACAGAGTCGAGTTGCTTGAGCGGCGCGGGTACGACCGAGGCGACGGACGAGACGACTACGGTCAGTTTGCCAACGGGCAGAGCTCGAAGCCCTGGGTCGATAAGGAGAAACAGGGGCTCGATGAGGTCGAAGAAGAACTTGGAGCCACGATCAACCGAGATAAAGTGCGAGCTTCCGCCGAGGGCACGGACCAGCAGCGCTACTTCGATGGTCTCTACAAGAACCCCGACGGCACGTACACGGCCGTCGAAGTGAAGAGCGGAAGCGCCGTTGACAAGTACCTTCGGAATGAAGGCAATCAGAAGGCGTTCGATGATGCCATCTCGCCGTCCAGCCCCGCCCGCGTGCGTATCAATGGTGAGTGGGTCGATGTCGTGAAGGTTCGAGTACAGGTGGTGGAGTGA
- a CDS encoding HNH endonuclease, giving the protein MISVDRPGFGVADIIATFSDTLNEARIVTSAADIEQAEASFDVLANAESLHEFRQHNRAVAAELRAAVRWAYKNRLLRGSARGYYNQLREASRHGLCPLCLVRDASELDHYLPKRKFPELAIVPLNLVPICDECNGTKLEYVGEHSDDQILHGYYDDFAARSWLTCTVEESPGAPLLFSVAPHSSWTPAQAARVEFHFLKFGLNTLYANQAAVELTGIRRYLKKLLRAGGSNEVSSYLEEMALSFSAEPAFIWKQVAYRGWSESRWFCEGGLATRA; this is encoded by the coding sequence ATGATCTCCGTCGATCGACCGGGGTTCGGTGTCGCCGACATCATCGCTACCTTCAGCGACACCCTCAACGAAGCCCGCATCGTCACAAGCGCCGCAGATATTGAACAGGCGGAGGCAAGTTTCGATGTGCTTGCGAATGCGGAATCACTCCATGAGTTCCGTCAACATAATCGCGCGGTAGCAGCTGAGCTGCGCGCCGCCGTCAGATGGGCATACAAGAACCGCCTGCTGAGGGGATCAGCCCGCGGCTACTACAACCAGCTCCGGGAAGCATCACGACACGGACTATGCCCGCTGTGCCTCGTACGCGATGCCTCAGAACTCGACCACTACCTGCCGAAACGAAAGTTCCCCGAGCTGGCTATCGTGCCTCTCAACCTCGTTCCCATATGTGACGAATGCAATGGAACGAAGCTGGAGTACGTCGGCGAGCACTCTGATGACCAGATCCTGCACGGCTACTACGACGACTTCGCAGCGCGTTCATGGCTAACCTGCACAGTCGAAGAATCGCCTGGCGCCCCACTGCTGTTCAGCGTGGCGCCGCACTCGAGCTGGACGCCCGCGCAAGCCGCCCGCGTCGAGTTCCACTTTCTCAAGTTCGGGCTGAACACCCTGTACGCGAATCAGGCGGCTGTGGAGCTCACCGGTATACGTCGCTATCTCAAGAAGCTCCTCCGGGCAGGCGGCTCGAACGAGGTTTCCTCTTACTTGGAAGAAATGGCGTTGAGCTTCTCCGCGGAGCCAGCGTTCATCTGGAAGCAAGTTGCGTACCGTGGCTGGAGTGAGAGCCGGTGGTTCTGTGAGGGCGGCCTTGCCACGCGCGCCTGA